A single region of the Spirochaetota bacterium genome encodes:
- the recO gene encoding DNA repair protein RecO, whose translation MDIQKAEGIVLRKIPVLEADVADIIYTQNHGKRTFIFKGIKKTKRRSLSAIEPGSIVQLVYYYNEQKQMLHVKEFSLLHDTLSLRNNYQSMITLFLLLEIVDKTTGFNDPNEKIYTLLKGAIQTLHQTNAYIFFALAFVIHYLKISGILPDFFHCTVCQKDVSGDVYMSEYQLTVFCNNCAPPNAIVFKAIAPVMNEILTKKFMTIETNKYDSHDIKKFLFNILIYIDHYFNINIKTKDLLFNTTI comes from the coding sequence ATGGATATACAGAAAGCAGAGGGGATTGTTTTACGGAAAATTCCAGTTCTGGAAGCTGATGTCGCAGATATTATCTATACACAAAATCATGGCAAACGGACATTTATTTTTAAAGGCATAAAAAAAACCAAGCGACGTAGTTTGTCTGCTATTGAGCCCGGAAGCATTGTGCAACTTGTATATTATTATAATGAACAAAAACAAATGCTGCATGTAAAAGAATTTTCTCTCTTGCATGATACTTTATCACTGCGCAATAATTACCAGTCAATGATAACTCTTTTTTTACTGCTAGAAATTGTTGATAAAACAACTGGCTTCAACGATCCCAATGAAAAAATATATACTCTATTAAAAGGGGCTATACAAACGTTACATCAAACCAATGCGTATATTTTTTTTGCACTGGCATTTGTTATTCATTATCTGAAAATATCAGGCATATTGCCTGATTTTTTTCATTGCACAGTTTGTCAAAAGGATGTTAGTGGCGATGTATATATGTCCGAATATCAGCTAACAGTGTTTTGCAATAATTGCGCACCGCCAAATGCTATTGTCTTTAAGGCGATAGCTCCTGTAATGAATGAAATATTAACAAAAAAATTTATGACAATTGAAACAAATAAATATGATTCACACGATATTAAAAAATTTCTATTTAATATCCTAATATACATTGATCATTACTTCAATATAAATATAAAAACTAAAGATTTATTATTCAATACTACAATATAA